In the Pseudomonadota bacterium genome, one interval contains:
- a CDS encoding CPBP family intramembrane metalloprotease, giving the protein MGSDSPNGSWGFPIGTDLPEPVASKPDRPPPIRLADLHPKRFFLDTWRQQDEIAWHERAEHSPSFDYRPLVALGLAAVCLTLMEYFGSGYQLGDALRSFDPSEGKHDSWSWQLRRWRFYNLLEYGYWSGCRVLGYFVLPALVVRWVFRQRLRDYGLNLHGLAEHAWLYALFYLVVLALVVLVSSREDFASYYPFYKQARRSWLDLATWELIYGLQFLALEFFFRGFLLFSCRRALGSHAIFAMTVPYCMIHFGKPWLEALAAIVAGIVLGTLALRTRSISNGFFIHVSVAISMDAASLLRGQGLPQQWWPT; this is encoded by the coding sequence ATGGGCAGTGACTCTCCAAACGGGAGCTGGGGGTTCCCGATCGGGACGGACCTGCCCGAGCCCGTGGCGTCGAAGCCGGATCGCCCTCCCCCCATCCGCCTCGCCGATCTGCACCCCAAACGCTTCTTTCTCGACACCTGGCGCCAGCAGGACGAAATAGCCTGGCACGAGCGGGCGGAGCACTCCCCGAGCTTCGACTACCGGCCGCTGGTGGCCCTGGGGTTGGCCGCAGTATGCCTGACGCTGATGGAGTACTTCGGATCGGGATACCAGCTGGGAGATGCGCTGCGATCGTTCGATCCAAGCGAAGGGAAGCACGACAGCTGGTCGTGGCAGCTGCGGCGCTGGCGTTTCTACAATCTGCTGGAGTACGGCTACTGGAGCGGCTGCCGCGTGCTCGGCTACTTCGTGCTGCCTGCGCTGGTCGTGCGCTGGGTCTTTCGCCAGCGCCTGCGTGACTACGGCCTGAACCTGCACGGCCTGGCCGAGCACGCTTGGCTGTATGCGCTCTTCTATCTCGTCGTGCTTGCGCTGGTCGTGCTCGTGAGCTCGCGGGAGGACTTCGCGTCCTACTACCCGTTCTACAAGCAGGCCCGGCGCAGCTGGCTCGATCTCGCGACCTGGGAGCTGATCTACGGCTTGCAGTTCCTGGCGCTGGAGTTCTTCTTCCGAGGCTTTCTGCTGTTTTCCTGTCGCCGCGCGCTCGGGTCTCATGCGATCTTCGCCATGACCGTGCCGTACTGCATGATCCACTTCGGCAAGCCATGGCTCGAGGCGCTGGCGGCGATCGTCGCCGGCATCGTGTTGGGGACCCTGGCGCTGCGCACGCGCTCTATCTCGAACGGCTTCTTCATCCATGTCTCGGTCGCTATCAGCATGGACGCGGCCTCGTTGCTGCGCGGGCAAGGGCTGCCGCAGCAGTGGTGGCCCACCTGA
- a CDS encoding DEAD/DEAH box helicase: MNKAMEQVPKAHRMRQSGPIKRLIKLAPIERGLIELASVFYEPTTRTDLARTLKRAGHRIGSRAPTGAGILPTLQALTRQGWLVGDTHWEVSPRFVHAITRHVAREGRLDSMTRDVRTIRPIRDESRMSRGELLRELRIALYSRCWDEARQLAEAAHGAFASICQPLDREWLVELPDDLRTRALMDVLDASLAALVPAPDAMTLLEQEPDLTDAAHQLLVEQLVLRGRLGDAEDRLASRSSLQARVGRAWVLALGGRWKEANEAYENALHAFLKQAGKRRRFFPDLSGIFFIVSLLADGREDSLERARGLSTAAARNGVSRYTGAYQILSESAALLCHAQEADDLLYTGSALDLDTIAPMELLLRGLGASWVERSAPRPLIKALQSLSTRAKAAGYDWLAAQAACTVRSLRPTKKGGHGAPCCKHLPGVCLPRAVNKPERWPRALDALLEVAAGGPVRSPASQQPDGDRRLVWIVTEHYQELDLEPREQTRSKKGVWSKGRPVALKRLAHESGEMDFLSAADRAVCSSIEESVSYSYYGRYRDVTYAIDPGPAFSTLVGQPNVLTEVSGQWVPVEIRKRPAKLRVERRPKKGGFRIVLDPMPRNAEEQVCCERVGPSTIEVVAIEPKHHAIAKALGKKGLELPASAEARLREVPAALSKSIAVDTDLELDASDAETVAGDPSPRFLLRPLGDGMSVEVIVRPLGERGPAANPGCGGGHMVAEIDDRRVLASRNLVEERRQLDEVLAACPTLSSADNVGRSYQLPNRVQALEALVELRSRLDPATLEWPDGEVLEVTEPASIEHLDFSFREAGGLFEAKATLDLPGTDPLALSTLVGYLDASPGRFLRVAGDRRFLALTADLRHRLDELQALADSSANKRLRFHRLVVPQLEDLLDGARVVSDDAWKQQLNRLTTGATEEVPSTFRGELRPYQLDGFRWLARLGHWGAGGCLADEMGLGKTVQVAALLSLRAQQGPSLVVAPTSVLVNWADEIARFAPTLRVRLFAGGDRTQALSELKPFDLVLTSYSLLQQEIEALEQARFVVAVLDEAQAIKNPRTRRAQAACRLVAQQRIVATGTPIENRTGELWSLFHFLNPGLLGSHKSFELQFARPIERNRDRAAQGRLQRLISPFILRRTKTSVLEELPSRTDVTLRVALEPDEMALYESVREKALAKLSSLDAGVDARRMHLLAQITRLRRAASNTRLVLPDHDAPSAKLAALAELLDKLREDGHKVLIFSQFVDHLSLIRELLDAKNVSYQYLDGKTALSKRHAAIQKFQAGEGDAFLISLKAGGFGLNLTAADYVVHMDPWWNPAVEDQASDRAHRIGQTRPVTIYRIVARETIEDRIVDLHHRKRDLAASLLEGSDVSARISEEEMLALIRGSSEPFVHDRELSPALTSSYQAGRPRVG; encoded by the coding sequence GTGAACAAAGCAATGGAGCAAGTCCCGAAAGCGCACCGCATGCGTCAGAGCGGCCCAATCAAACGCTTGATCAAGCTTGCCCCGATCGAACGCGGCCTGATCGAGCTTGCCTCGGTGTTCTACGAGCCTACGACGCGCACGGATCTTGCGCGTACGCTCAAGCGGGCTGGACATCGAATCGGCAGCCGTGCTCCAACCGGGGCGGGCATCCTTCCCACCCTTCAGGCGCTTACGAGGCAAGGATGGCTTGTCGGCGACACCCATTGGGAGGTCTCGCCAAGATTCGTGCACGCGATCACTCGGCACGTCGCGCGAGAGGGCCGCCTCGATTCGATGACGCGAGACGTTCGCACGATTCGGCCCATTCGAGACGAGTCCCGAATGTCGCGCGGCGAGCTGCTGCGCGAGCTGCGGATCGCGCTCTACTCCAGGTGCTGGGACGAAGCTCGACAACTCGCAGAAGCTGCCCACGGCGCTTTCGCTAGCATCTGCCAACCCTTGGATCGCGAGTGGCTCGTGGAGCTTCCGGACGATCTGCGCACCCGTGCGCTTATGGACGTACTCGATGCGTCGTTGGCGGCGCTTGTACCTGCGCCGGACGCGATGACGCTCCTCGAGCAAGAGCCGGACCTTACGGACGCCGCGCATCAACTCCTGGTCGAACAACTGGTGCTGCGCGGCAGGCTCGGCGATGCCGAAGATCGCCTTGCATCGAGATCGTCGCTGCAGGCCCGGGTTGGACGCGCGTGGGTGCTCGCGCTCGGGGGCCGCTGGAAAGAGGCGAACGAGGCGTACGAGAACGCCCTGCACGCGTTCTTGAAGCAAGCCGGCAAGCGCAGGCGCTTCTTTCCCGATCTGAGCGGCATCTTTTTCATCGTCTCCCTACTCGCCGACGGCCGGGAGGACAGCCTGGAGCGGGCCAGGGGCCTTTCAACCGCCGCGGCAAGGAACGGTGTCAGCCGGTACACGGGTGCGTACCAGATTCTCTCCGAGTCGGCAGCCTTGCTGTGCCATGCGCAGGAAGCAGACGACCTCCTGTACACGGGCTCAGCGCTCGACCTGGACACGATCGCTCCGATGGAACTCTTGCTGCGGGGGCTCGGCGCGAGCTGGGTGGAAAGGAGCGCGCCGCGTCCTTTGATCAAAGCGTTGCAGTCGCTGTCCACCAGGGCGAAGGCGGCAGGGTACGACTGGCTTGCCGCGCAGGCCGCATGCACGGTCCGCAGCCTTCGCCCCACGAAAAAGGGTGGTCACGGCGCCCCATGCTGCAAGCACCTCCCGGGCGTTTGCCTCCCTCGAGCTGTCAACAAGCCAGAGCGCTGGCCCCGGGCGCTCGACGCCTTGCTCGAGGTCGCAGCGGGCGGTCCCGTGCGCTCGCCCGCGTCGCAGCAGCCCGACGGCGATCGGCGTTTGGTCTGGATTGTTACCGAGCACTACCAAGAGCTAGACCTCGAGCCGCGCGAACAAACGCGCTCGAAGAAGGGCGTTTGGTCGAAGGGCCGTCCCGTGGCGCTCAAGCGGCTCGCCCACGAGTCCGGCGAGATGGACTTCCTGAGCGCGGCGGATCGAGCGGTTTGCTCGAGCATCGAGGAGAGTGTCTCGTACAGCTACTACGGCCGGTACCGGGACGTGACGTACGCGATCGATCCGGGGCCGGCGTTCAGCACGCTGGTTGGTCAGCCAAACGTTCTCACGGAAGTCTCCGGCCAATGGGTACCTGTGGAGATCCGAAAGCGTCCGGCCAAGCTTCGTGTAGAAAGGAGACCCAAGAAGGGTGGCTTTCGGATCGTGCTCGATCCGATGCCCCGCAACGCAGAGGAGCAGGTGTGCTGCGAGAGGGTAGGGCCGTCCACGATCGAAGTCGTTGCGATCGAACCCAAGCACCACGCGATCGCCAAGGCTCTCGGCAAGAAGGGACTCGAGCTGCCTGCCAGCGCTGAAGCGCGGCTTCGTGAGGTTCCGGCGGCTCTCTCGAAGTCCATTGCCGTCGATACCGATCTCGAGCTCGATGCGAGCGACGCAGAGACGGTCGCCGGCGATCCCAGTCCGCGATTCCTGCTCCGGCCCCTGGGTGATGGCATGTCGGTCGAGGTCATCGTCCGACCGCTGGGCGAGCGCGGGCCCGCCGCGAACCCCGGCTGTGGCGGTGGACACATGGTAGCCGAAATCGACGACCGGCGCGTGCTCGCTTCCCGCAACCTCGTGGAGGAGAGGCGACAGCTCGATGAGGTGCTCGCGGCCTGTCCAACGCTTTCGTCCGCCGACAACGTAGGCCGCAGCTACCAGCTCCCGAATCGCGTCCAAGCGCTGGAAGCGTTGGTCGAGCTCAGGTCACGCCTGGATCCCGCGACCCTCGAGTGGCCGGACGGCGAAGTGCTCGAGGTCACCGAACCCGCCTCGATCGAGCACCTGGACTTTTCGTTTCGAGAAGCGGGAGGCCTATTCGAAGCAAAAGCGACCCTCGATCTCCCGGGAACAGACCCCTTGGCGCTCTCAACGCTCGTTGGCTACCTCGACGCGTCACCGGGACGTTTCCTCAGGGTCGCCGGCGATAGACGTTTCCTGGCGCTCACCGCCGACCTCAGGCATCGACTCGACGAGCTTCAGGCGCTCGCCGACTCCTCAGCCAACAAGCGGCTTCGCTTCCATCGCTTGGTGGTGCCACAGCTAGAAGACTTGCTGGATGGGGCCCGCGTCGTCAGCGACGATGCCTGGAAGCAACAACTGAACCGGCTCACGACCGGAGCTACCGAAGAGGTGCCTTCCACGTTCCGTGGCGAGCTGCGACCGTATCAACTCGACGGCTTCCGCTGGCTCGCACGATTGGGGCACTGGGGCGCAGGAGGATGCCTGGCCGATGAGATGGGGCTGGGCAAGACCGTGCAAGTTGCGGCGCTGCTCTCGCTGCGCGCGCAACAAGGCCCGAGCCTCGTCGTCGCGCCTACCTCCGTCCTCGTCAACTGGGCAGATGAGATCGCGCGCTTCGCGCCGACGCTTCGTGTTCGGCTTTTCGCGGGCGGTGATCGGACGCAGGCGCTCTCCGAGCTCAAGCCTTTCGATCTCGTACTCACCAGCTATTCACTTCTTCAACAGGAGATCGAGGCGCTGGAGCAGGCTCGCTTCGTCGTTGCGGTGCTGGACGAGGCGCAGGCGATCAAGAACCCGCGAACGCGCCGGGCGCAAGCCGCCTGCCGTCTCGTGGCCCAGCAGCGCATCGTCGCGACAGGTACGCCGATCGAAAACCGGACCGGAGAGCTTTGGAGCCTGTTCCACTTCTTGAACCCGGGTCTCCTCGGCTCGCACAAGAGCTTCGAGCTCCAGTTCGCTCGCCCCATCGAGCGCAACCGCGATCGAGCAGCGCAGGGCCGGCTGCAGCGCTTGATCTCGCCGTTCATTCTGCGCCGGACGAAGACGAGCGTGCTCGAAGAGCTCCCATCACGGACCGACGTGACACTTCGCGTGGCCCTCGAGCCCGACGAGATGGCGCTCTACGAGAGCGTCCGCGAAAAAGCGCTCGCGAAGCTCTCAAGCCTCGACGCGGGCGTAGACGCAAGACGCATGCACCTGCTTGCCCAGATCACACGACTCCGGCGCGCGGCATCGAACACGCGCCTTGTGCTCCCTGATCACGATGCCCCAAGTGCGAAGCTCGCCGCGCTTGCCGAGCTCCTGGACAAGCTGCGCGAGGACGGGCACAAAGTGCTCATCTTCAGCCAATTCGTTGACCATCTCAGCTTGATCCGAGAGCTCCTCGACGCGAAGAACGTATCGTATCAGTACCTTGACGGGAAGACCGCGCTCAGCAAACGCCACGCGGCGATTCAGAAGTTCCAAGCCGGAGAGGGTGATGCCTTTCTCATCAGCCTGAAAGCGGGCGGTTTTGGACTCAACCTCACCGCGGCCGATTACGTGGTCCACATGGATCCGTGGTGGAACCCGGCAGTCGAGGATCAGGCATCGGATCGCGCCCATCGAATAGGCCAAACGCGACCGGTTACGATCTATCGAATCGTCGCGCGTGAGACGATCGAGGACCGGATCGTCGATCTGCATCATCGCAAACGCGACCTTGCTGCCAGCCTGCTCGAAGGAAGCGACGTTTCGGCCAGGATCAGCGAGGAGGAGATGCTCGCGCTCATCCGTGGCAGCTCGGAACCCTTCGTTCACGATCGCGAGCTGTCACCGGCCCTAACCTCAAGCTACCAGGCTGGACGACCTCGAGTAGGATAG
- a CDS encoding ATP-binding protein yields MIRRVLEPRLAAAAARFPVVTVTGPRQSGKTTLCRAAFGSKPYASLEDPDTRRFAMEDPRAFLAQYPDGAVIDEIQRAPDLASYLQRIVDDRRAPGLFILTGSQHFGVMNTVSQSLAGRSAMLTLLPLSHDEVRRFDNPPRNLFEALVTGGYPAILDRRLPVGDWLSAYTRTYVERDVRQLTNVTDLMAFQTFVRLCAGRTAQLNNLSALAADTGITHNTAKAWLSVLEASYLVHRLPPLHRNLGKRLVKTPKLHFYDSGLACYLLGIRSSDELVHHPLRGALFESWVVSEVVKAHVHSGVEPRLAFYRDSKRREVDLIVKRGRTLLALEIKSGQTIAPDFFTTLHAFAKLLEAAGTDVSLVLAYGGDTEQRRSNTRVLPWSRVAEHPWFAAPS; encoded by the coding sequence GTGATCCGACGCGTTCTTGAACCACGACTGGCCGCCGCGGCCGCACGATTTCCTGTTGTGACTGTCACCGGACCCCGGCAGTCGGGCAAGACAACGCTCTGCCGCGCGGCCTTCGGTAGCAAGCCCTACGCGTCCCTCGAGGATCCCGACACACGCCGGTTCGCGATGGAGGACCCTCGCGCGTTTCTTGCTCAGTATCCAGACGGGGCGGTCATCGACGAAATCCAGCGCGCGCCCGACCTTGCTTCGTACCTCCAGCGCATCGTGGATGACCGGCGCGCTCCTGGCCTGTTCATCCTCACCGGCTCGCAGCATTTCGGCGTGATGAACACGGTATCCCAGTCACTGGCCGGACGCAGCGCGATGCTTACCCTATTGCCGTTGAGCCACGACGAAGTCCGTCGCTTCGACAATCCGCCCAGGAATCTTTTCGAAGCGCTCGTCACGGGTGGCTACCCGGCCATCCTTGACCGCAGGCTCCCGGTAGGCGACTGGTTGTCCGCGTACACGCGCACGTATGTGGAGCGCGACGTGCGCCAACTCACCAATGTCACCGACCTCATGGCGTTCCAAACGTTCGTTCGGCTGTGTGCCGGTCGCACAGCGCAGCTCAACAACCTCTCGGCCCTGGCTGCCGACACGGGCATCACACACAACACCGCCAAGGCGTGGCTTTCGGTGCTCGAGGCGAGCTACCTGGTCCACCGTCTGCCACCCCTGCATCGCAACTTAGGCAAACGCCTCGTCAAGACCCCGAAGCTGCACTTCTACGACAGCGGACTTGCGTGTTACCTGTTGGGCATCCGAAGCAGCGACGAGCTTGTCCATCACCCGCTGCGGGGCGCGTTGTTCGAAAGCTGGGTCGTTTCCGAGGTTGTCAAGGCGCACGTGCACAGCGGGGTCGAGCCTCGGCTGGCTTTTTACCGGGACAGCAAGAGACGCGAGGTGGATCTGATCGTGAAACGTGGCCGAACACTGCTGGCGCTGGAGATCAAGTCGGGACAGACCATCGCGCCCGACTTCTTCACGACCCTGCACGCCTTCGCGAAACTCCTGGAAGCAGCGGGCACCGACGTGTCGCTCGTCCTTGCCTACGGCGGCGATACTGAACAGCGTCGCAGCAATACGCGGGTACTGCCGTGGTCAAGAGTCGCCGAGCACCCCTGGTTTGCGGCGCCCTCCTGA
- the gltX gene encoding glutamate--tRNA ligase — protein sequence MHLGGVRTALYSWLWARRHSGSFVLRIEDTDLERNTAQGEQVLLEALRWLGLDWDEGPGVGGVHAPYRQSERLALYRDFADKLVERGWAYRCYATKEELEAARSAHEARRSGEPFNHRVWRDRHDWPQDQPYVIRFKAPLAGSTGFTDLVKGPIEIAHRTLHDAVLLRGNGMPLFTFAGFVDDLTMKISLVARGDDHVINTPMQILLYRAMGCEPPAFAHLPLILAPNGEKLSKRHAAVNVLEYRDQGFLPDAVLNYLARLGWSHGDQEIFARQELIDHFDWGHVGTTAARYDRKKFLHVQASQLRALTETELAERVVGFLAERGLSVGKDDPRLLAALPSAKPRASTLEDLAEALDFYFRHPVSFDAAARAQHLVAASSSLLRGLRAAIEAAQPFERTALEQQAKAWLEAEGFKLKHVAQAARVALTGRSRSPGLFEVMEILGRDLTLARLDAGARIAAKEA from the coding sequence CTGCACCTGGGGGGGGTTCGCACGGCGCTGTACAGCTGGCTGTGGGCACGCCGGCACAGTGGTTCTTTCGTGCTGCGCATTGAGGATACCGACCTCGAGCGCAACACGGCCCAGGGCGAGCAGGTCTTGCTGGAAGCCTTGCGTTGGCTCGGGCTCGACTGGGACGAAGGCCCAGGGGTAGGCGGAGTGCACGCTCCCTACCGCCAGAGTGAGCGGCTTGCCCTGTATCGCGATTTCGCCGACAAGCTGGTGGAGCGGGGCTGGGCGTACCGTTGCTACGCCACGAAGGAGGAGCTCGAGGCCGCACGCTCCGCTCACGAGGCGCGCCGTTCGGGTGAGCCGTTCAACCACCGCGTTTGGCGCGATCGCCACGACTGGCCCCAGGACCAGCCGTACGTGATTCGTTTCAAGGCTCCGTTGGCCGGCAGCACGGGTTTCACCGACTTGGTCAAGGGACCGATCGAGATCGCCCACCGGACCCTGCACGATGCCGTATTGTTGCGTGGCAACGGCATGCCGCTCTTCACCTTCGCGGGCTTTGTCGACGACCTGACCATGAAGATAAGCCTCGTGGCGCGGGGCGACGACCACGTGATCAACACACCGATGCAGATACTGCTCTACCGGGCCATGGGCTGTGAACCTCCGGCATTCGCACACCTGCCTCTGATCCTGGCGCCCAACGGCGAGAAGCTGTCGAAGCGCCATGCCGCGGTCAATGTCTTGGAGTACCGCGATCAAGGCTTCCTGCCGGATGCCGTCCTCAACTATCTCGCACGGCTCGGTTGGTCGCACGGTGACCAGGAGATCTTTGCCAGGCAAGAGCTGATCGACCACTTCGACTGGGGTCACGTCGGGACTACCGCCGCTCGTTACGATCGCAAGAAGTTTCTGCACGTCCAGGCTTCGCAGCTTCGAGCCCTGACCGAGACCGAGCTGGCAGAGCGCGTCGTCGGCTTTTTGGCCGAGCGTGGGCTGTCGGTGGGCAAAGACGACCCGCGCCTGCTCGCTGCGCTCCCCAGCGCCAAGCCCAGGGCCAGCACCCTCGAGGACTTGGCCGAGGCACTCGACTTCTACTTCCGGCATCCCGTGAGCTTCGACGCTGCTGCGCGCGCACAGCACCTGGTCGCCGCAAGCTCCAGCCTGCTGCGGGGGCTGCGCGCGGCCATCGAGGCGGCCCAGCCCTTCGAGCGCACGGCGCTCGAGCAGCAAGCAAAGGCGTGGCTGGAGGCCGAGGGATTCAAGCTCAAGCACGTGGCGCAAGCGGCTCGGGTCGCCTTGACCGGTCGCTCGCGCAGCCCAGGGCTGTTCGAGGTCATGGAGATCCTGGGGCGTGACTTGACATTGGCGCGCCTCGATGCCGGCGCGCGCATTGCCGCCAAGGAAGCTTGA
- a CDS encoding Uma2 family endonuclease, producing MARSAESLPVEATDFDQCVYFHDVSWPQFESMLALRGDHGNVRFTYLEGELELMSPSSYHELTKKKLARLIEAFAEERGIALEGFGSWTIKSQQRKRGVEPDECYVVGPVRDDVERPHFAIEVVHTSGGVSKLSVYQGLEVPEVWFFRQGRLELRRLEPSGYVATTRSAFLPNLDPALIARCMQAENQTEAVRQLKAAMREPA from the coding sequence ATGGCTCGTAGTGCCGAATCGCTTCCAGTGGAGGCTACGGATTTCGACCAGTGCGTCTACTTCCACGACGTTAGCTGGCCGCAGTTCGAGAGCATGCTCGCCCTGCGTGGCGACCACGGCAACGTCCGCTTCACCTACCTCGAGGGAGAGCTCGAGCTGATGTCACCCTCAAGTTACCATGAGCTGACAAAGAAGAAGCTCGCTCGGCTGATCGAGGCCTTTGCCGAGGAACGAGGTATCGCGCTCGAGGGCTTCGGTTCCTGGACCATCAAGAGCCAGCAGCGCAAGCGCGGCGTCGAGCCCGACGAATGCTACGTGGTGGGCCCGGTCCGGGATGATGTTGAACGCCCGCACTTCGCCATCGAGGTCGTGCACACCTCGGGCGGAGTCAGCAAGCTCTCCGTCTATCAGGGCCTCGAGGTACCCGAGGTCTGGTTCTTCCGTCAGGGCCGTCTCGAGCTTCGGCGCCTCGAACCCTCCGGCTACGTCGCAACCACGCGCAGCGCGTTTCTGCCCAATCTCGACCCCGCCCTGATCGCCCGCTGCATGCAGGCAGAAAACCAGACCGAGGCTGTCCGACAGTTGAAGGCCGCCATGCGGGAGCCTGCCTAG
- a CDS encoding TIGR01777 family oxidoreductase yields MRALITGATGLIGRGLATKLTDAVVVSRDPDRAARALGSVETHRWEPETGPPPTEALREVDAVFNLAGEAVADGRWTVEKKRRIRDSRIVGTRNLVAGFEALQRRPRVLVSASAVGYYGDRGDELLDEDAAQGEGFLADVCAAWEHEALAARELGMRVVCVRVGVVLARNGGALAKMLTPFKTGAGGRLASGRQWMPWIHHEDVIGILLHASENEQMQGAVNAVSPRPVTNADFTRALGRALHRPTLLPMPKAVLRIALGELSEILLASQRVLPRVAERNGYTFEHPRLQAALEALVS; encoded by the coding sequence TTGAGAGCGCTCATCACAGGTGCAACGGGCCTGATCGGCCGGGGACTTGCGACCAAGCTCACCGACGCGGTCGTCGTCAGCCGCGATCCAGACCGCGCCGCCCGCGCACTGGGATCCGTCGAGACGCACCGCTGGGAGCCGGAGACGGGGCCGCCGCCAACCGAGGCGCTGCGCGAGGTCGACGCGGTCTTCAACTTGGCTGGCGAAGCAGTGGCGGACGGCCGCTGGACCGTGGAAAAAAAGCGCCGAATCAGGGACAGCCGGATCGTCGGCACCCGCAACCTGGTGGCAGGCTTCGAGGCTTTGCAGCGGCGACCACGGGTGCTCGTGTCGGCTTCGGCGGTCGGCTACTACGGTGACCGGGGCGATGAGTTGCTCGACGAGGACGCGGCGCAAGGCGAAGGCTTCTTGGCTGACGTATGTGCGGCTTGGGAACACGAGGCCCTAGCTGCCAGGGAGCTCGGGATGCGGGTCGTTTGCGTGCGTGTTGGCGTGGTGCTGGCGCGCAACGGAGGCGCGCTCGCCAAGATGCTCACACCCTTCAAGACAGGGGCGGGAGGCAGGCTCGCAAGCGGGCGGCAGTGGATGCCGTGGATACACCACGAGGACGTTATCGGCATCCTGCTTCATGCGAGCGAAAACGAGCAGATGCAGGGAGCCGTCAACGCGGTTTCGCCGCGGCCCGTAACGAACGCGGACTTCACCCGCGCGCTCGGCCGGGCGCTGCATCGTCCGACGCTGCTACCAATGCCGAAGGCCGTCTTGCGGATCGCGCTGGGCGAGCTCAGTGAAATCCTGCTGGCTTCCCAACGGGTCCTGCCGCGGGTCGCCGAGCGCAACGGCTACACGTTCGAGCATCCGCGGCTGCAAGCTGCGCTCGAGGCTCTGGTGTCTTGA
- a CDS encoding basic secretory family protein gives MEDTGPKGQLILNDAGPDPEAYVHGIAHGVCRILYRNASEVPKVTHLTLIIRDDPGVAWKTGSERATIMLSSRHLDVYRRDGRDVNAEAKGVLYHEMTHVYQYNDADGKGVPGGLIEGVGDYVRAKAGYVALSTRRRGGRWDGGYNTTGWFLMWMDEQYPESVYRLNLTMDSHDGKAWTTSAFVDLTGQTVDELWNAYQATL, from the coding sequence ATGGAGGACACCGGACCCAAAGGACAGCTCATCCTGAATGACGCTGGTCCCGACCCGGAAGCCTACGTTCATGGTATCGCGCACGGTGTCTGCCGCATTCTGTACCGCAACGCGTCGGAGGTTCCCAAGGTGACCCACTTGACGCTCATCATCCGCGACGATCCCGGCGTTGCATGGAAGACGGGCAGCGAGCGGGCCACCATCATGCTCAGCTCACGTCACCTCGACGTCTACCGGCGCGACGGTCGCGACGTGAACGCCGAGGCTAAGGGCGTCCTGTACCACGAGATGACTCACGTGTATCAGTACAACGATGCCGACGGCAAGGGCGTGCCCGGTGGCCTGATCGAGGGCGTCGGAGACTACGTTCGGGCCAAGGCGGGCTACGTTGCTCTCAGCACGAGACGCAGGGGCGGCCGCTGGGACGGCGGTTACAACACAACGGGCTGGTTCTTGATGTGGATGGACGAGCAGTATCCGGAATCTGTCTACCGACTCAACCTGACCATGGACAGCCACGACGGGAAGGCCTGGACCACGAGCGCGTTCGTGGACCTCACCGGGCAAACCGTCGACGAGCTGTGGAATGCGTATCAGGCCACTTTGTGA